A genomic region of Capra hircus breed San Clemente chromosome 19, ASM170441v1, whole genome shotgun sequence contains the following coding sequences:
- the MRM3 gene encoding rRNA methyltransferase 3, mitochondrial, giving the protein MAALVKRVGWATRPLLPVVQASDLDARRWVRALRRSPVKVLFPSDEVVERKLDPGKQPQKAAAEAGPQEQRQKQQIQGPASQTPSTWEESGLRYDKAFPGDKRLSSVMTIVKSRPFREKQGKILLEGRRLIADALKAGAVPKVFFFSRLEYIKELPIEKLKGVSLIKVKFEDIKDWSDLVTPQGIMGIFAKPDHVKMTYPETQLRHTLPISLICDNLRDPGNLGTILRSAAGAGCSKVLLTKGCVDAWEPKVLRAGMGAHFQVPIINNLDWEAVPDHLPADTRVYVADNCGLYVQAQAQRSNKASDYGWVRDHRPLKFHEYEEEEEDLESGASQDWLPELEVQSYDSDWTEAPAAVVIGGETHGVSLESLQLAESTGGGRLLIPIVPGVDSLNSAMAASILLFEGKRQLRVRVERLSRDRH; this is encoded by the exons ATGGCGGCGCTAGTAAAGCGCGTGGGATGGGCTACGCGACCGTTGCTGCCGGTGGTGCAGGCTTCGGACCTCGATGCGCGGCGCTGGGTCCGGGCATTGCGGCGGAGCCCCGTGAAAGTGCTGTTTCCATCTGATGAGGTTGTGGAACGGAAGCTTGATCCCGGGAAACAGCCTCAGAAGGCGGCGGCAGAGGCCGGTCCCCAGGAGCAGCGACAGAAGCAGCAGATTCAGGGACCAGCATCCCAGACCCCGAGCACCTGGGAAGAGTCGGGGCTTCGCTATGATAAGGCTTTCCCTGGAGACAAAAGGCTAAG CAGTGTGATGACCATAGTTAAGTCCAGGCCATTTCGAGAAAAGCAGGGGAAGATCCTGCTGGAAGGTCGTAGGCTGATTGCAGACGCTCTCAAGGCTGGTGCTGTGCCCAAAGTTTTCTTCTTTAGCCGTCTGGAATACATAAAGGAGCTGCCCATTGAAAAGCTGAAAGGTGTTAGCCTCATTAAGGTGAAATTTGAGGATATCAAGGATTGGTCCGACCTGGTAACACCACAGGGAATAATGG gGATTTTTGCCAAACCTGACCATGTTAAGATGACATACCCTGAGACTCAGCTTCGCCACACACTGCCAATATCCTTGATTTGTGACAATCTCCGTGACCCTGGGAACCTGGGAACAATTCTGCGATCTGCTGCTGGGGCAGGCTGCAGCAAAGTGTTACTCACCAAAG GCTGTGTGGATGCCTGGGAGCCCAAAGTGCTGCGGGCAGGTATGGGCGCGCACTTCCAGGTGCCCATCATCAACAACCTGGACTGGGAAGCAGTGCCCGACCACCTGCCTGCTGACACCCGCGTCTATGTGGCCGATAACTGTGGCCTTTATGTGCAGGCCCAGGCCCAGAGGTCTAACAAGGCCAGTGACTATGGCTGGGTACGTGACCACCGCCCGCTGAAGTTTCATGAgtatgaggaagaggaagaggatctAGAGAGTGGAGCGAGTCAAGACTGGCTCCCTGAACTCGAGGTCCAGAGTTACGACTCAGACTGGACAGAGGCACCGGCGGCCGTGGTGATAGGTGGGGAGACCCACGGCGTGAGCCTGGAGTCCCTGCAGTTGGCCGAGAGCACAGGGGGCGGGAGGCTGCTGATCCCCATCGTGCCCGGCGTAGACAGCCTGAATTCAGCCATGGCTGCGAGCATCCTGCTCTTTGAAGGCAAAAGACAGCTGCGGGTGAGGGTGGAACGCCTGAGCAGGGACAGGCATTAA